A region of the Flintibacter sp. KGMB00164 genome:
CTGAGAAGGCTGAGCTGCTGGGTCTGGGCCAGAGCCTGATCTACTCCATCCAGAGCAGCAAGCTGCCCATGATGGAGATCACTCTGCGCCGCGGCACCGCCGCCGCCCACTACGTGCTGGGTGGTCCTCAGGGCAACGACAACAACGCCTTCTCTCTGGGCACCGCTGCCACCGAGATCAACGTCATGAACGGCGAGACCGCTGCCAACGCCATGTACACTGGCCGTCTGGCCAAGGATCAGAAGGCTGGCAAGGATCTGCAGCCCACCATCGACAAGATGAATGCCCTGATCAACGACTACAACGAGAAGTCCAAGCCCTTCTACTGTGCCAAGGCCGGCCTGGTGGACGAGATCGTGGATATGCCCATGATGCGTAACTACATCGTGGCTTTCACCGATTCCTGCTACCAGAACCCCGAGAGCATCTGCCCCTTCCATCAGATGCTGCTGCCCCGCACCATCCGGGACTTCGAGACCTTCAAGAAGTAAGACCGGCCCAACGTGACCGGCGTATGCGCCGGGACCCCAAATGGGGTCCCGGCACCATATCCAATCCCCGTATAGTGGGGAAACCATATTTTTGACGGAGCGAGTTTGATGGATAACATTTACACTCTTGGTATCGATATTGGTTCTACTGCCTCCAAGTGCGTGATGCTGCGCGATGGCAAAGAGATCGTCAGCAAGTCCCTGATTTCGGTCGGCGCCGGAACCAGCGGCCCTCAGCGGGCAATTGCTGAGGTGCTGGAGAGCGCGGGTATGACCCGGGATCAGATGGCCTATGTGCTGGCTACCGGGTATGGCCGTAATTCTCTGGAGGGGATCGCCGACCACCAGATGAGCGAGCTGAGCTGTCACGCCAAGGGAGCAAGCTTCTTGTTCCCCGACGTGCACACCGTCATCGACATCGGCGGCCAGGACGTCAAGGTCCTGCAGGTGGAAAACGGCGTGATGACCAACTTTGTCATGAACGACAAGTGCGCTGCCGGCACCGGCCGGTTCCTGGACGTAATGGCCCGGGTGCTGGAGGTAAAGGTAGAGGAGCTGGGTGATCTGGCGGCCAAATCCACCAAGGATGTGGCCATCAGCTCCACCTGTACCGTATTTGCGGAAAGTGAGGTCATCAGCCAGCTGGCGATGGACACCGACAAGTGTGACATCATCAATGGCATCCACCACTCCGTGGCCGCCCGTGTGGCTGGCCTGGCACACCGTGTGGGCGTGCGGGAGAAGGTGGTCATGACCGGTGGTGTGGCTCAGAACTCCGGGGTGGTCAAGGCCCTGGAGGAGGAACTGGGACACGAAATCCACACCTCCCCCCTGACCCAGTACAATGGTGCTCTGGGGGCGGCGCTGTTTGCTTATCAGCGGTACCTGAAGGAGCAGAAGGACTGATCCTTTTGCCGACAAACAATAATATGGACGATTTTTAAGTGAGGAGGACACAACAATGGCTAAAGAAGTGAGCCCCGGCGTCAAGGCCCTGCGCAAGGTCGTCGAGGATGTGTATGCTGATGCCCGCAAGGCCCATGCCGAGGGCAAGTTGGTTGGTTGGTCCAGCTCCAAGTTCCCCTGCGAGCTGGCTGAGGCCTTTGATCTGAACGTGATGTACCCCGAGAACCAGGCCGCTGGTATCGCCGCCAACCGTGACGGTGAGATCATGTGTAAGGCTGCCGAGGAGCTGGGCTATGACAACGATATCTGCGGTTACGCCCGTATCAGCCTGGCTTATGCTGCCGGCAAGCGTGCGTCCCGGAAGTTTGACCCCGAGACCCTGGAGTATATCATCGATCCCAAGAGCGGCAAGCCTCTGAAGGACGAGAACGGCAACGTGGTCATCGACCCCGAGACCGGCAAGCCCAAGAAGGATCCCAAGACCATGCAGCCCTACACCGTGCTGGATGACATCTATGAGATCGAGGCTCTGCCCGAGACCACCGAGAAGGAGATCGCCTACAAGAACTTCCGCCGTGAGGCCATCAAGCCTTATCGTCAGATGCGTATGCCTCAGCCCGACTTCGTGCTGTGCTGCAACAACATCTGTAACTGCATGACCAAGTGGTATGAGAACATCGCCCGTATGTGCAACATCCCCCTGATCATGATCGACATCCCCTACAACAACACTGTGGACGTCCACGACACCAACGTGGCTTATGTCCGTGCTCAGTTCGACGCTGCCATCCATCAGCTGGAGCAGATCACCGGCAAGAAGTTCGACGAGAAGAAGTTCGAGCACGCCTGTGAGAACGCCAACCGCACCGCTAAGGCCTGGCTGCGCGTGTGTGACTACCTGCAGTACAAGCCCGCCCCCTACAGCGGCTTCGATCTGTTCAACCACATGGCCGACGTGGTTACCGCCCGCGGCAAGGTGGCTGCTGCTGAGGCTTTCGAACTGCTGGAGAAGGACCTGGCCGAGGCTGTCAAGGAAGGCAAGAGCACCACTCCCTTCCCCGAGAAGTTCCGCGTCATGTTCGAAGGTATTCCCTGCTGGCCCAAGCTGCCTAACCTGTTCAAGCCTCTGAAGGCCAACGGCGTTAACGTGACTGCCGTCGTGTACGCCCCCGCTTTCGGCTTCGTGTACAACAACATGGATGAGATGGCCCGTGCTTACTACAAGGCCCCCAACTCCGTGTGTATCGAGCAGGGCGTTGAGTGGCGTGAGGGCATCTGCCGGGACAACAAGGTGGACGGCGTGCTGGTCCACTACAACCGTTCCTGCAAGCCTTGGTCTGGCTACATGGCCGAGATGCAGCGCCGCTTTACCAAGGATCTGGGTGTTCCCTGCGCCGGCTTCGACGGCGACCAGGCCGATCCCCGGAACTTTAACGAGGCCCAGTATGAGACCCGTGTCCAGGGCCTGGTAGAGGCCATGGAGGCCAATCAAGCGAAGAAGGAGGCTGAGGCGAAATGAGCACCGAAGTTTTGCTGAACGAGTTTAAGGAATGTTCTGAACACCCCTATCGGGTAATCTCCGCCTATAAGCAGGAGGGTAAGAAGGTCATCGGCGTGCTGCCCTACTTTGCTCCCGTGGAGCTGGTCGTGGCCGCTGGTATGGTGCCCATGGGTATCTGGGGCAGCAACAAGAAGACCATCGCCCAGGCCAAGGAGTACTGCGCTACCTTCTACTGCACCATCGCTCAGCTGGCTCTGGAGATGCTGCTGGACGGCACCCTGGATCAGCTGGACGGCATCATCACCCCCACCATCTGCGACACCCTGCGTCCCATGAGCCAGAACTTCCGCGTGGCCATGGAGGGCAAGCTGCCCTGCATCTTCCTGGCTCACCCCCAGAACCGTAAGCCCGCTTTCGGCCTGCAGTTCACCGTGGACCAGTACATGCACGTGAAGAGCGAGCTGGAGAAGATCTCCGGCAACACCATCACCGACGAGGCTCTCCGTGATGCCATCAAGGTTATGAACCGCAGCCGCAAGGCCCGCCGTGAGTTCGTCAAGCTGGCCGGTCAGCACCCCGAGGCCATCTCCGCTGTGGAGCGTTCCGCTGTGCTCCGCTCCGCTTGGTTCATGGAGCCCGCCGTCCACGCTCAGAAGCTGGAAGAGCTGAATGAGAAGCTCTCCAAGCTGCCCGCCTCCAACTGGAAGGGCCGCAAGGTTGTTACCTCCGGCATCATCTGCGACAACCCCAAGCTGCTGCAGATCTTCGACGACAACAACATTGCTATCGCCGCCGACGACGTGGCCCAGGAGACCCGTGCCTTCCGTGTGGACGCCAGCGAAGAGGGCGATCCCATGATGGCTCTGGCTCAGCAGTTCGCTGATCAGGATTATGACGTGCTCCTGTACGATGAGTACTCCAACAAGAACCGCCGCGCCGACTATGTGGTGCAGATGGTGAAGGAGTCCGGCGCTCAGGGTCTGGTGCTGTTCATGCAGCAGTTCTGCGACCCCGAGGAGATGGAGTATCCCTACCTGAAGAAGGCTCTGGACGACGCCGGTATCCCCCACATCAAGCTGGGCGTGGACCAGCAGATGCGGGACTTCGGCCAGGCCAGCACCGCCATCCAGGCTTTCGCCGACGTGCTGTAAGTTTTCCGTTAAAGTACCGGGAATTTCTTGACAGAAATCCTGCAAAAATGTTACAATGGTTGTAATTTCGGTCCTTCGCCCGTTCTGCGGGCGGGCGAAGGACCGACCGTTTGACTTTCCAGACTGCAAAATTGGCTGGAAAGCCAACCCATTCCATTTAGAAAAGGGGAAAACAAACTATGAACTACAATGTTACCGTGAACGGCAAGGTTTACAGTGTAACGGTGGAGAAGACCGGCGCCGCCGCTCCCGCGGCCGCTGCTCCTGTCATGGCTGCCCCTGTGGCCGCCCCCGTTGCTGCTCCCGCCCCTGCCGCTGCCCCCGCGCCCGCCGCCGCTCCCGCCCCCGCCGCTGCTCCCGCTCCTGCCGCCGCCCCCGCCGCTGTGGCTGCCGGTGAGACTGCCGTCAACAGCCCCATGCCCGGCAACATCTTCAAGGTGGAGTGCAAGGTTGGCCAGGCTGTGAAGGCTGGCGACGTGCTGGTGGTGCTGGAGGCCATGAAGATGGAGATCGAGGTCTCTGCTCCCGTGGACGGCACTGTTAAGGCTGTTTCTGCTGTGGTTGGCACTGCTGTCAACACCGACGATCTGCTGGTCACCCTGGGTTAATGGGGGGTCTGATCTATGCCTGATATTAACAAAGCAATTCTGGACCCGTTTACCCCGCTGAGCGTGCCCGAGGCTCTGATGGTCGCTGTCTGTGGTATCGTGGTGGTGTTCATGATGCTGGCCATTCTGGCTCTGGTCATTATTATCATCTCCAAGATCGTCAGCTCCATTGAGGGCAAGGCGGCTCCTGCCGCTCCTGCCAAGAAGGCCGCTCCCGCTCCTGCTCCCAAGCCGGCAGCTCCCGCTGCTCCCGCGGTGGATGAGGGTGAGATGGTGGCTGTGATGATGGCTGCCATTGCCGAGGAGTCTGGCATGAGCCCCAACTCCTTCCGTATTACCAATGTCACCGCGGCTCCTGCTGCGGCTCCCGTGGCTGCGGCTCCTGCCGCCGCCCCTGCCCCTGCTGCTGCTCCTGCTCCCGCGGCTGCGCCCGCTCCCGCTCCTGCTGCGGCTCCCGCTGCTGCCCCTGTGGCTGCTGGTGAGACCGCTGTCAACAGCCCCATGCCCGGCAACATCTTCAAGGTGGAGTGCCAGGTTGGTCAGGCTGTAAAGGCCGGTGACGTGCTGGTGGTGCTGGAGGCCATGAAGATGGAGATCGAGGTCTCCGCTCCCGTGGACGGCACCGTCAAGTCTGTGTCCGCTGTGGTGGGCACCGCAGTCAACACCGATGACCTGCTGGTCACGATCGGTTGAAAGGAGGGTGAAGTATGGGTTTCTTTGGAGAAGTTTTAAGTGCAATTTTTGGAGGCTCCGGCTTCGCCGCTCTGCCTAATGACTGGCGCCAGGTCATCATGATCGCCATTGCCTGTCTGCTGCTGTACATGGGCATTGGCAAGAAGTTTGAGCCCCTGCTGCTGGTTCCTATCGCGTTTGGTATGTTGCTGGCCAACCTGCCTCTGACCGGTCTGCTCAATGAGCCCTCCGGCAGCAGTGTTGGTTTCATGTGGGTGCTCTATCAGGGCGTCAACTACGCCATCTATCCGTCCATCATCTTCATGGGCATCGGTGCGATGACTGACTTTGGTCCCCTGCTGGCTAACCCCATGTCCCTGTTGCTGGGCGCTGCCGCTCAGCTGGGCATTTTCACCGCCTTCCTGCTGGCCCTGGTTCTGGGCCCTGTCACCGGCGGTCTGATTTCCTTCACGCCTGCTGAGGCTGCCGCTATCGGCGTTATCGGCGGCGCTGACGGCCCCACTGCTATTCTGACTGCTTCTAAGCTGGCTTCGGATCTGCTGCCTGCTATCGCCATTGCGGCGTACTCCTACATGGCTCTGATCCCCATGATCCAGCCTCCCATCATGAAGCTGCTCACCACCAAGGAGATGCGTAAGGTCAAGATGACCCAGCTGCGCACCGTCTCCAAGACTGAGAAGATCATCTTCCCCGTGGCCGTGACCATCTTCGTGATCCTGCTGGTGCCCGATACCGCTCCTCTGATCGGTATGCTGATGCTGGGCAACCTGTTCCGTGAGTGCGGCGTGTGTGAGCGTCTGTCTGACACCGCTCAGAACGCCCTGATGAACATTGTCACCATTCCCCTGGGCCTGTCCGTGGGCTGCAAGGCTGTGTATGACAAGTTCCTGACCTTCCAGACCGTGTCCATCATCGTGCTGGGCCTGCTGGCCTTCCTGCTGTCCACCGCTGGCGGTGTGCTGCTGGGCGATCTGATGTACATCCTGACCAAGGGTAAGGTCAACCCCCTCATCGGCTCCGCCGGTGTGTCTGCTGTTCCCATGGCCGCCCGTGTCTCTCAGACCGTGGGCCAGAAGGAGAACCCCTCCAACTTCCTGCTCATGCACGCCATGGGCCCCAACGTGGCCGGTGTTATCGGTTCCGCTGTGGCTGCCGGCTTCATGATCAAGGTGTTTGGCGGCTAATCTCAATTCGTTCAGCGGTAAAATCCGCGGCGCAGTCTTGCGCCGCGGATTTTTTTCGCTTACAGTTTGAAAGGGAGATGTTATGGAGCCCTACTACTATCAGCGCCTGAGCAAGCCTATGCAGGAGGCCTACCATGCAATCAAGCGGGGGGTAGAGAGTCTGAGCCCAGCCTTCCCGGTACCTCGGCTGGAGATGGAACAGCTAAGTGAGGTGCTGTTTTATCTGCGCCTGGATTGTCCGGAGATTTTCTACATCACCAACTTTTCGTGTCGGGTCCATCCGGACGCCTTGCGGGTAGAGTTCTGTCCCGAGTATCTCTTTGACAAGGGGCGCATCCGGGAACACCAGAAGGCGCTGCGTGCCCGGGTGGAGCGGCTTGCCCGGCCTGCCCAGGCGTTTACCGAGTGGGAGAAGGAACGGTATATCCACGATTTCATCTGCACTCAGGTGCGCTACGATAAATTGAAAAAGCCTTACTCCCATGAAATCATTGGACCTCTGGGACAGGGAGTGGGAGTATGCGAGGGCATTGCTAAATCAGTGAAAGCCCTTTGTGATCAACTGGGACTTTGGTGTATTGTGGTTATTTCGGAGAATGCACCGGAGAAGGGAATCAAATACCGCCATGCCTGGAATGTGGTTCGCATTGGCGGGCGGTACTATCATCTGGATGCCACCTTTGATAACTCTGTAGGTACTCCGGAACTTATCCGCTACGACTACTTTAATCTGGAGGATCGGCGGATCTTCCGGGACCACGAGCCGCTCATCACACCGGCTCCTGCTTGTTCAGAGGGCGACGGATTCTATTACCGGATGAAAAAACTCTCCTTTACCAAGCTGGAAGAGGTGGAGCGCCGGGGGGAACAGGCTGCCCGGAAGAAGAAGGAGCTGGTATTCCACTGGAGAGGCGGTTATCTTACCCGGGCAGTGTTGAAGGATATCCTTCAATGCCTGGAGCGGGCAGGAGCGAGCCGGGATATGCACCCCAGAGTGCGGCTCAACTGGCCTCAGGCAGTGCTCCAGGTGGCCTATACGCCGGAATGCCCTGCGCATATGCTGGATGCCCAGCAGGCCAACGAAGGAGAGGAGCTGGAGGCACCTCTGCCCCAGGAGGAAACTGCCGGGGACACATTGCAATAACACGACTTTTTTGATATAATTATAATCTATTTTTATGCCCTTTCTATCTGACTAGCGAAAGCGACCTGCATGGGCAAAACGAGGTGGAAGCATTGTACTTAAAGGCATTGGAGATCCAGGGCTTCAAGTCGTTCCCAGATAAGACGGTGCTGACCTTTGGGTCGGACATTACCGCCATTGTCGGACCCAACGGATCGGGAAAATCCAATATTTCCGACGCCATCCGCTGGGTTATGGGAGAGCAGTCCACCCGCGTGCTCCGAGGCGGCAAGATGGAAGACGTGATCTTCGGCGGTACAGCCAAGCGCAAGCAGACCGGCTACGCCGAGGTCTCTCTGGTCCTGGACAACACCAATCATATCTTCGATATGGATGAGAGCGAAGTAATGGTCACCCGCCGTTACTACCGTTCCGGAGAGAGTGAGTACTATATCAACCGCCGCTCGGTGCGCCTGAAGGATGTCAACGAGCTGTTCATGGACACCGGCCTTGGCCGGGAGGGCTACTCCATTATTGGCCAGGGCCGCATCGACGAGATCCTCTCGGTGAAGTCCGCCGACCGCCGGGAAATCTTTGAGGAGGCGGCGGGCATCTCCCGCTTCCGCCACCGCAAGGAAGAGGCCGAACGGAAGCTGGAGCGCACCGATGAAAATCTGGTGCGGATCAACGACAAGATCTCCGAGCTGGAGTTACAGGTGGAACCCCTGCGGGCTCAGAGCGAGACAGCGAAGAAATATCTGATTTTCCGGGATGAGCTTCGAGGTCTGGAAATCTCCGTGTGGCTGGATACCCTGGAGCGCATCCGGGTAAGCACCATCAAGCTGGAGACCGACTATAAAGAGGCGGTGCGCCAGAAGGAAGCGGCGGAGCGGGCGGTAGAGGCCAGCTTTGGCCGGGCGGAGCAGCTGTCCATGCAGATGCGGGACAAGGAGGTCCAGGCGGATGAGCTGCGCTTTGCCATTCAGGGCCGGGATGCCACCATCCGGGAACTGGAGTCGGCGATTGCCGTACTGAAAAGCAATATCCAGCATAATTTAGAGAGTACCGCCCGCATCCGGGAGGAATTGGAGCAGCGTGAGGGGCGTCAGGACAGCCTGGACAGCCAGATCGCGGACCGGCGCGCCCGGCTGGAGGAGGTCCAGGCCCAGCTGGAGGAAACCCGGCGCAGTGTGGAAGAGAAGAACAGGCAGGCGCAGCAAGCTCTGCTGTCTGCAGGTACTTTGGCCAAGGAGCTGGAGGAACTGCGGGGCCGGGAGGCACTGAAGACCGCCGATGCCAACCAGGCAAAGACCCTGTTGTCCGCATTGGCTGCCGCGGCCCAGGAGGTGTTGGACCGGGATGAAGCGGTGCGCCAGGAGCTGCGCAGTCTGGAACAGCGGTTGGAAGCCGCCCGGACTGACGCCGCCGCTGCCGACCGCAAGGAGCGGGATGCCCGGGAGGAGCGGGACGGAGTGAAAAATGTGATCTCCGGCTATGCTCTGCGCCTGGACAGCCGAAAGAAGAAAGCGGAGCGGGCCAAGGACCGCCATGTAAAATTGCAGATGGAGGAGAATGCCCTCGCCTCCCGGATCAAGATGCTCTCTGAAATGGAGAAAATGCACGAGGGTTATTCCAAGGCCATCAAGCTGGTGCTGGGCGAGGCCCAGCGGGGCACGCTGCGCAATATCCACGGACCGGTGGCCGGGCTCATCCACGTACCCGACCAGTACACCGTAGCCATTGAGACCGCCCTGGGCGGAGCCATGCAGAACCTGGTGGTGGAGCGGGAGGAAGACGGTAAGGCGGTCATCCAGTACTTAAAGAGACGGGACGGCGGCCGGGCCACCATCCTGCCCCTGAGCTCCATCCGACCCTCAGATCTGCGGGAAGCGGGAAGCCTCAGCCGGGAGCCCGGTTTCGTGGGCATTGCCGATCAGCTGGTAGAGTTTGCCCCCCAATACCGCAATGTCTTTTCCAACCTGTTGGGCCGAGTCGTCGTGATGGAGCATTTGGATGCCGCCATCGCTGTGGCCCGGAAGTACGGATACCGCTTCCGCATCGTCACCCTGGACGGGCAGGTTTTGAACCCCGGCGGCTCGATGACCGGCGGCAGCGCCAGCCGCAGCGCCGGTATTCTCAGCCGGGCTAACGAGCTGGAGCGGCTCACCGCGCAGCGCCAGGGGCTGGAGGAGAGCTTGGCTCAGGCAGCCCGGGAGTTGGAAGAGGCGAACCGGGAAGCGGCGGCCGCAGCCTATGAGATGGAGACCGCTCAGGCCCAGTTGCGTGAGTGGGAGGACGCCATCCTAAAGGCCCAGGGCGAGCAGGCTTTGTGCCGCAGTATCGTCAGCGACCTGGAGCGGCAGCAGGCCGGCCAGAAGGAAGAACTGGAACAGCTGAAGAAGCGCTCTGCGGAGATCGAGACCGACACCCAGAGTGCCCGGGACCGGATCCAGGAACTGGAGGGTGCTGCTGCGGCCCTGAAAAGTGAGGCTGAGGGCAAGGCTCAGGGTCAGAATGATCTTCAGGAACACTCGCTGAAAATTACTCAGGAGCTGGCAGCTCTTAACGCCAGTCTGGCCGCCTTAGAGGCAGAACGGGAGACCGGGAAGCATACCTTGGAGGAACTGGAGGCTCTGCGCCGGGATCTGGCCGGAGACCAGGACCAGAGCCGGGCTCTCATTGGCGACTATGAGGAGAAAAATGAGGCCTTTGCCCAGGAAATCGGGGAGAAGGAGACTCGGCTGCAGAAGCTTCGTCTGGAGAACGAGGAGCAGAACCAGGCCATCGCCCAGCTCAATCAGGAAAAGATGGAGCTGGAGGGTGAGCGTGTGAAAGCCACTCGGGAAGGCCAGGAGAAGAACAAGGAACTGCTGACCATCGGCGGGGAAGTCTCCCGCCTGGAGCAGAAAAAGATGGCCTCGTCCATGGACGAGAAGCAGATTTTGGACAAGCTGTGGGAAACCTATGAACTGTCCCACGAGGCGGCCAAGCTGCAGCGGGTGGAGATCGAGTCGGTGCCTAAGGCCAGCCGCCGCATTGGAGAGCTGAAAAAGAGTATCTCCGCGCTGGGCAATGTAAATGTGGGAGCCATTGAGGAATTTGAGCGAGTCAATGAGCGGTATACCTACCTCACTGACCAGCGGGACGATGTGGAGAAGGCCAAGAAGGAACTGGAGGATGTGATCGCTCAGATCACCGGGGAGATGAAGACCATTTTTGCCCGGGAGTTTGACAGTATCAACCGCTCCTTCGGCGAGACCTTTGCAGAGCTCTTTGGAGGCGGAAAAGCCACGCTGGAGCTGGAAGACCCCAACGATATCCTCAACTGCGGCATCGAGATCAAGGTGCAGCCCCCCGGTAAGGCGCTGAAGATCATCTCTCTGCTGT
Encoded here:
- the hgdC gene encoding (R)-2-hydroxyglutaryl-CoA dehydratase activase HgdC encodes the protein MDNIYTLGIDIGSTASKCVMLRDGKEIVSKSLISVGAGTSGPQRAIAEVLESAGMTRDQMAYVLATGYGRNSLEGIADHQMSELSCHAKGASFLFPDVHTVIDIGGQDVKVLQVENGVMTNFVMNDKCAAGTGRFLDVMARVLEVKVEELGDLAAKSTKDVAISSTCTVFAESEVISQLAMDTDKCDIINGIHHSVAARVAGLAHRVGVREKVVMTGGVAQNSGVVKALEEELGHEIHTSPLTQYNGALGAALFAYQRYLKEQKD
- the hgdA gene encoding (R)-2-hydroxyglutaryl-CoA dehydratase subunit alpha (The alpha subunit (HgdA) and beta subunit (HgdB) together are called component D of (R)-2-hydroxyglutaryl-CoA dehydratase, a key enzyme for glutamate fermentation. This oxygen-sensitive enzyme can perform a large number of turnovers after activation by HgdC, which requires a hydrolysis of ATP and transfers a single electron to the dehydratase.) — translated: MAKEVSPGVKALRKVVEDVYADARKAHAEGKLVGWSSSKFPCELAEAFDLNVMYPENQAAGIAANRDGEIMCKAAEELGYDNDICGYARISLAYAAGKRASRKFDPETLEYIIDPKSGKPLKDENGNVVIDPETGKPKKDPKTMQPYTVLDDIYEIEALPETTEKEIAYKNFRREAIKPYRQMRMPQPDFVLCCNNICNCMTKWYENIARMCNIPLIMIDIPYNNTVDVHDTNVAYVRAQFDAAIHQLEQITGKKFDEKKFEHACENANRTAKAWLRVCDYLQYKPAPYSGFDLFNHMADVVTARGKVAAAEAFELLEKDLAEAVKEGKSTTPFPEKFRVMFEGIPCWPKLPNLFKPLKANGVNVTAVVYAPAFGFVYNNMDEMARAYYKAPNSVCIEQGVEWREGICRDNKVDGVLVHYNRSCKPWSGYMAEMQRRFTKDLGVPCAGFDGDQADPRNFNEAQYETRVQGLVEAMEANQAKKEAEAK
- the hgdB gene encoding (R)-2-hydroxyglutaryl-CoA dehydratase subunit beta, with translation MSTEVLLNEFKECSEHPYRVISAYKQEGKKVIGVLPYFAPVELVVAAGMVPMGIWGSNKKTIAQAKEYCATFYCTIAQLALEMLLDGTLDQLDGIITPTICDTLRPMSQNFRVAMEGKLPCIFLAHPQNRKPAFGLQFTVDQYMHVKSELEKISGNTITDEALRDAIKVMNRSRKARREFVKLAGQHPEAISAVERSAVLRSAWFMEPAVHAQKLEELNEKLSKLPASNWKGRKVVTSGIICDNPKLLQIFDDNNIAIAADDVAQETRAFRVDASEEGDPMMALAQQFADQDYDVLLYDEYSNKNRRADYVVQMVKESGAQGLVLFMQQFCDPEEMEYPYLKKALDDAGIPHIKLGVDQQMRDFGQASTAIQAFADVL
- a CDS encoding biotin/lipoyl-containing protein, giving the protein MNYNVTVNGKVYSVTVEKTGAAAPAAAAPVMAAPVAAPVAAPAPAAAPAPAAAPAPAAAPAPAAAPAAVAAGETAVNSPMPGNIFKVECKVGQAVKAGDVLVVLEAMKMEIEVSAPVDGTVKAVSAVVGTAVNTDDLLVTLG
- a CDS encoding acetyl-CoA carboxylase biotin carboxyl carrier protein subunit, which produces MPDINKAILDPFTPLSVPEALMVAVCGIVVVFMMLAILALVIIIISKIVSSIEGKAAPAAPAKKAAPAPAPKPAAPAAPAVDEGEMVAVMMAAIAEESGMSPNSFRITNVTAAPAAAPVAAAPAAAPAPAAAPAPAAAPAPAPAAAPAAAPVAAGETAVNSPMPGNIFKVECQVGQAVKAGDVLVVLEAMKMEIEVSAPVDGTVKSVSAVVGTAVNTDDLLVTIG
- a CDS encoding sodium ion-translocating decarboxylase subunit beta, producing the protein MGFFGEVLSAIFGGSGFAALPNDWRQVIMIAIACLLLYMGIGKKFEPLLLVPIAFGMLLANLPLTGLLNEPSGSSVGFMWVLYQGVNYAIYPSIIFMGIGAMTDFGPLLANPMSLLLGAAAQLGIFTAFLLALVLGPVTGGLISFTPAEAAAIGVIGGADGPTAILTASKLASDLLPAIAIAAYSYMALIPMIQPPIMKLLTTKEMRKVKMTQLRTVSKTEKIIFPVAVTIFVILLVPDTAPLIGMLMLGNLFRECGVCERLSDTAQNALMNIVTIPLGLSVGCKAVYDKFLTFQTVSIIVLGLLAFLLSTAGGVLLGDLMYILTKGKVNPLIGSAGVSAVPMAARVSQTVGQKENPSNFLLMHAMGPNVAGVIGSAVAAGFMIKVFGG
- a CDS encoding transglutaminase domain-containing protein, which produces MEPYYYQRLSKPMQEAYHAIKRGVESLSPAFPVPRLEMEQLSEVLFYLRLDCPEIFYITNFSCRVHPDALRVEFCPEYLFDKGRIREHQKALRARVERLARPAQAFTEWEKERYIHDFICTQVRYDKLKKPYSHEIIGPLGQGVGVCEGIAKSVKALCDQLGLWCIVVISENAPEKGIKYRHAWNVVRIGGRYYHLDATFDNSVGTPELIRYDYFNLEDRRIFRDHEPLITPAPACSEGDGFYYRMKKLSFTKLEEVERRGEQAARKKKELVFHWRGGYLTRAVLKDILQCLERAGASRDMHPRVRLNWPQAVLQVAYTPECPAHMLDAQQANEGEELEAPLPQEETAGDTLQ
- the smc gene encoding chromosome segregation protein SMC, which encodes MEALYLKALEIQGFKSFPDKTVLTFGSDITAIVGPNGSGKSNISDAIRWVMGEQSTRVLRGGKMEDVIFGGTAKRKQTGYAEVSLVLDNTNHIFDMDESEVMVTRRYYRSGESEYYINRRSVRLKDVNELFMDTGLGREGYSIIGQGRIDEILSVKSADRREIFEEAAGISRFRHRKEEAERKLERTDENLVRINDKISELELQVEPLRAQSETAKKYLIFRDELRGLEISVWLDTLERIRVSTIKLETDYKEAVRQKEAAERAVEASFGRAEQLSMQMRDKEVQADELRFAIQGRDATIRELESAIAVLKSNIQHNLESTARIREELEQREGRQDSLDSQIADRRARLEEVQAQLEETRRSVEEKNRQAQQALLSAGTLAKELEELRGREALKTADANQAKTLLSALAAAAQEVLDRDEAVRQELRSLEQRLEAARTDAAAADRKERDAREERDGVKNVISGYALRLDSRKKKAERAKDRHVKLQMEENALASRIKMLSEMEKMHEGYSKAIKLVLGEAQRGTLRNIHGPVAGLIHVPDQYTVAIETALGGAMQNLVVEREEDGKAVIQYLKRRDGGRATILPLSSIRPSDLREAGSLSREPGFVGIADQLVEFAPQYRNVFSNLLGRVVVMEHLDAAIAVARKYGYRFRIVTLDGQVLNPGGSMTGGSASRSAGILSRANELERLTAQRQGLEESLAQAARELEEANREAAAAAYEMETAQAQLREWEDAILKAQGEQALCRSIVSDLERQQAGQKEELEQLKKRSAEIETDTQSARDRIQELEGAAAALKSEAEGKAQGQNDLQEHSLKITQELAALNASLAALEAERETGKHTLEELEALRRDLAGDQDQSRALIGDYEEKNEAFAQEIGEKETRLQKLRLENEEQNQAIAQLNQEKMELEGERVKATREGQEKNKELLTIGGEVSRLEQKKMASSMDEKQILDKLWETYELSHEAAKLQRVEIESVPKASRRIGELKKSISALGNVNVGAIEEFERVNERYTYLTDQRDDVEKAKKELEDVIAQITGEMKTIFAREFDSINRSFGETFAELFGGGKATLELEDPNDILNCGIEIKVQPPGKALKIISLLSGGEKAFVAIALYFAILKVRPTPFVVMDEIEAALDDNNVVRFAHYMRAMTDHTQFIVITHRRGTMEEADVLYGVTMQEQGISRMLTINLNDVEKELNIR